A stretch of DNA from Luteolibacter yonseiensis:
TTCCTGCCACTCGACGTGGGCCTTCATCGGGCCGTGGCAGGCCTCGCAGCCCACGCTCATCTCCGCCATGGACGTGTGGTAGCTGTTGGTACCGGGTTCGTAGTTTTTCCGCAGGCGGGTGTTGTGGCACGCGGCGCACATGGCGTTCCAGTTCATGCCTTGGCCCGTCCAGTGCCCCCAGTCGCCCGGCGCTCGCTCGTCGTCATTTCCATAAACGTCGAACCATTCGTTCTTCGCGGGGTCCAGCGAGACATCGAGCGTCTGCAGGCGTCCGCCGGGAGCGGGGATGAGGAACTGGCGCAACGGATTGTTCCCGATGACCCGGACGGGCTTGAAGACCTGGCGCTGGTTGTCACGGCCGAGGGTGAGGAATTTCGCCAGTCCATCCGCATCGACGAAGGCTTCGGTGGTGTCCTTGCCGTGGGCCAGGGTTTGTTTCGGGGAGAACGCCTTGTGGTCCTCCTCCTTTTTCACATCACGCTCGGCGAGTCCATGGTTCGAGTTCAGCCACTTCTCGTAAGCCACCGCGTGGCATTTCTGGCAGCTTTGGGAACCCGCGTATTGAGCGTGGATGTGATCGTCCGGCGCGAGGATCGGGGCGTCCGTTTTTGCGGTGGCGGCGACCGCTTTTGCGGGAGGCCCGGGAGAAGGGCGGAACACGAAGATGCCGACCGCCAGGGCGATGACTGCGAGAGCGACGGGGATGACAGGCTTTTTCAAGATGTTCATGGGCGGAAACCAAGGACCGCGGACATTTCCGTCCGCGGGTCCATGTTACGTGAATACGATGAACGAAGCTCGCCTCTTTTGCGTCGCGTCGGTCGGGAAGACGAGGTGTCCCCCCTTTATCTCTTGCGCTGGAGGAACAGGTCAATGCCATCGACGAGCGCCAGCCAGCTTGCCTCGATGATGTTGTCCGACACGCCGACGGTGCCCCAGGTGGATTCACCATCGGTGGAAACGATGAGCACGCGCGTCTTGGCGGCGGTGGCGTCGTGACCGTCGAGGATGCGGACCTTGTAATCCGCGAGCGAGACGTTGGAAATTTCCGGGTAGAAGGGCAGCAGCGCCTTGCGCAGCGCGAGGTCCAGGGCGTTCACCACGCCGTGGCCTTCCGCGACGGTCAGTTCCGGCGTGCCGTCGACCGAGAGCTTCACCGTGGCCTCGCAGACGGGCGGGTGGCCGTCGCGGTACTGGCGGAAGCTGGTGTGGTATTCCGTCAGGTCGAACGGCTTCCGATAGGTGCCCAGCTCGCGGCGGATCAGGAGCTCCAGCGATCCACCGGCGGCCTCGTAGGAGTAACCGTCGTTTTCCAGCTCCTTCACGCGGCGCAGGATGGAGCCGGCTTCGGGGGAACCTTTTTCCAAGGGGATGCCGAGTTCCTCCGCCTTGATGAGGATGTTCGACTGTCCGCTGAGTTCGGAAACGAGGATGTTCTGCGAATTTCCGACGCTGCCGGGGACGATGTGCTCGTAGCTGCGGGCGAGCTTCTGCACCGCGTTCACGTGCATGCCGCCCTTGTGGGCGAAGGCCGTGCGGCCGACGAAGGCGGCGCGGGCGAAATGGGGATTGTTCGAAACGTCGTCCACGAAATACGAGAGATCCCGCAGCTGTTCGAGGTGCGGGACGACCGGGATGTCCATCTTGAGCTGGAGGATGGGGATGACGGACGTGAGGTTGCAATTTCCCGTGCGCTCGCCGTAGCCGTTGATGGTGCCCTGGATCTGGGTGGAACCCGCCTTGACGGAGGCGACCGCGTTCGCGACGGCGAGTTCGCAATCGTTGTGGGTGTGGATGCCGATGGGGGTGTCCGGCAGGTGCTTTCTCACCGCACCGCAGATCTCCATCACTTCGTGGGGGAGCGTGCCGCCGTTCGTGTCGCAGAGGACGAGGCAGGCGGCACCGCCCTCGGCGGCGGCTTGCAGCGTGGCCAGGGCGTGGGCCGGAGAATCCTTGTAGCCGTCGAAAAAGTGCTCGGCGTCATAGATCACCTCGCGGTCGTGCTTCGCCAGGTAGGCCACGGTGTCGCGGATCATCGCCTGGTTTTCCTCCACGGTGGTGCGGAGGACCTCGGTGACCTGGAGTTCCCAGCTTTTCCCGAAAATGGTGACGACGGGTGTTTCCGCCTCCAGCAGCAGGCGCACCTGCGGATCCTCCTCCACCGGCGTGTCCGCGCGGCGGGTGGAGCCGAACGCGGCGAGCTTGGCGTGCTTGAGTTTCAGGTTCTTGGCCTCGCGGAAGAACTCGATGTCCTTCGGGTTCGAGCCGGGCCAGCCGCCCTCGATGTAGTCGATGCCGAATTCATCCAGACGTTTCGCAATCCGCAGCTTGTCGAGGCCGGATAATTGGAATCCTTCGCCCTGCGTTCCATCGCGCAGGGTCGTGTCGTAGAGAAATACTTGTTTGGAGCTCATCGGGGCAGGGGCGCGGAGACTACGGGCCGGATGGCGGATGGGCAAGGGAGAAGAAAGGGGGTGGGAATTGGAAAAAATCCGGGTTTGGCATATGCTCCGGCGGTGGTTTGGACGCCTCCGGCACGGTCTGGCGCGGGAAGCGCCGGCCACATGATAAGAACACGCGCCGGTCTCCGTCTCTACCTCCTTGATTCGGTAGGATGCGCTAACTTTGTGGCGTTCCTCCCGTTTTTCGTGTTTCTGGAGATTCCTTTCAAACCCATGACCCTTTCCCAACCGGCTTCACGCAATCGACTGGTGGCATACGGAACCTGCGGCTTCGCCCTGTTTTCCTCGCTGGCGGCGGCACCGGACTTCGTCCACGAGGTCGCGCCGATTCTCAAAAAACACTGCACCGAGTGCCACACCGCCACGAAGAAAAAGGCGGGTTTTTCGATGGATACCGAGGAATCGTTCCGCGCCGGTTCGGAAAACGGTGCGGTCGTCGACGCGGCGCACCCGGAAAAAAGCCTGCTGCTCGAACTGATCTCCACCGACGACGAGGACGTCCGCATGCCGCCGAAGGGCAAGGGCCTGAACGACGAGCAGGTGGAGGTCATCAGGGCATGGCTCGCCGAAGGGGCGAAATGGGAGCCGGGATTCGCCTTCAAGAAACCCGCCTACGAACCGCCGCTGCGCCCACGGAATCCCGAGCTTCCCGCCGCCGTCGATGGCCGGACGAACCCGATCGACCGCATCATCGACCACTACCTGGCTCAGAAAAACGCACCCCGTCCCGCGCCCCTCGACGACACCGCGTTCATCCGGCGCGTCCACCTGGACCTCGTGGGCCTGCTGCCGGACGTGGAAACCGTGCGGACCTTCGCCGCCGACACCTCACCGGACAAGCGGGAGAAACTGGTGGATACCCTGCTCGCCGACAAGACCGCCTACACCGAGCACTGGCTGACGTTCTGGAACGACCTGCTGCGGAACGACTACGCGGGCACCGGCTACATCGACGGCGGGCGCAAGCAGATCAGCGGCTGGCTTTATCAGGCGCTCTACGACAACATGCCGTACGACCAGTTCGTCCGCCAGCTCGTCGCTCCGACGGCGGAGAGCGAGGGATTCGC
This window harbors:
- the cimA gene encoding citramalate synthase, with amino-acid sequence MSSKQVFLYDTTLRDGTQGEGFQLSGLDKLRIAKRLDEFGIDYIEGGWPGSNPKDIEFFREAKNLKLKHAKLAAFGSTRRADTPVEEDPQVRLLLEAETPVVTIFGKSWELQVTEVLRTTVEENQAMIRDTVAYLAKHDREVIYDAEHFFDGYKDSPAHALATLQAAAEGGAACLVLCDTNGGTLPHEVMEICGAVRKHLPDTPIGIHTHNDCELAVANAVASVKAGSTQIQGTINGYGERTGNCNLTSVIPILQLKMDIPVVPHLEQLRDLSYFVDDVSNNPHFARAAFVGRTAFAHKGGMHVNAVQKLARSYEHIVPGSVGNSQNILVSELSGQSNILIKAEELGIPLEKGSPEAGSILRRVKELENDGYSYEAAGGSLELLIRRELGTYRKPFDLTEYHTSFRQYRDGHPPVCEATVKLSVDGTPELTVAEGHGVVNALDLALRKALLPFYPEISNVSLADYKVRILDGHDATAAKTRVLIVSTDGESTWGTVGVSDNIIEASWLALVDGIDLFLQRKR